In the Mesoplodon densirostris isolate mMesDen1 chromosome 11, mMesDen1 primary haplotype, whole genome shotgun sequence genome, GGAAAAATTCTTGAGGACTTGGGTCTTGATGCCAGGCTGCAGAACGATGGCTTCTGAGGGAAGAGGGGGGCAGGTGAAGGATCTGGCAAAGGACAAATGTCATACCCATTTGAGGTCATGAGCAGGTTTCCCAGGGCTGCTCATTCTACCTTTTGGTCAAATTTTCCTGGGCTACTTGTTagaaaaggagatttttttcatattaaaaaaaaaatcacacggcatcctggagaacaagttcttttACTAGCATGACAtgacttttaaaatactgaaatctgTTGTGATGTGCAGCAGaggttctgaattctttttggaAACAGGGCCCCAACCTTACTGGTAAATTTGTGCTTTTACTTAAGATCACAGATGATGCGGTCAGCGTTTTTTGATTATGAAGCAAGCTCTAAGAAAACAGAACAACTGAAGTGATCTTCCTCTCTCTAACCTGTAAGTTATCTTTCACAGCATCTCATTGGAGAGGCAACCTTGAGGGTTAAAGTAACTAGGTTATCCTCTCATCTAACCTACACGAGTAACTGTCTGGCTGCCGTGAGTGACATGAGCCCAGAGTGGGGTGGAGGGAAATGTGGGTGAATTGCATTTTGAGGTCTGGGTTGCTGTTTGTCACTCTGTCTCTTGCCATTGCCAAGCACAAGCAATCTTCCTTCGCCGCAAGTTGCTACCCAAGGGGAACACTGTCCCAAGCTGTTGATACGCTCTATGTCAAGGCAGCAAGGCTCAAAGCAACAATTCCAGTATTAGGCTCTGCTTAGAATGATGACCAAAGGGACGTTTGAAATTCTGGATAAatcttatttctctttgttttattgTAGGAAGATCATGTAAAAAAAAGTacagttattaaaaaagaaaacaaaaaagctgtTTATGGTAAGCCAGagggtctttttctttctcacattTCTACTTGTTGGATGCTTTTATTtccttgcattttattttttccagatggTCCTGAAGTAATAATTGGGGGATGCTTCAGTGTCATTTTACGAAAGCTACTCATAGTTTACCTTATGCAATTTATTCTATcttatttatagaaaaacttATAGAAAAGATTCCAAGAACAACTACTGTCCTTTTTCATGGAAGATGTTTTTGGTCAACTCCAATTACACGTTTGCAAGGAAATACACTTTGTGGAAGACTTTCACAGCCTTAGGCAGAAATTGAGCCACTGTGCAAGTATGCATAGCAAATAAGGTGAATTTGATCCTAGACAGCTATCCAGAAAACAGCATGTAGGAAGTTGTCTTCACCCCAAAGAGTGGGTAAAGGGGTTTTCTAATTGTTGGCTTGTAGTCCAAATGGAGAGTCCACCACCAGGGAAACAGTATCAAATAACCCTGTATAACTTGTAATTCCACTATGTATTATTTCTTAAGGAATGGCACAGAAAACATGTTGAAGAGAGCTAAAGTGACAGGAGATGCTTCTCAAATGAATATCTGTTTTTTCAAATCATTCTCTCTTTATGTGGCTCCcaactaattcattcattcatttaacaaatatttcttaagcacCAACTATGTGCCAAATGCTATTCtaggatattttctttctttctctctctctctttttttctctttccctttctttcttctttcttctttctttctttctttctttctttctttccttctttctttctttctttctcctccctccctccctcccttccttcctctgtctttcttttcttctctctttctatcACCTCCTCTCTTTCCCATATTGATAAGAGCTTTTAGATtgatttttcatcttatttttatataagtTTTTAGAGTTGTACCCTGTATAAGGCAAAGTCTcaatcaaaacaaaatgaaaaaaagaagtgtgtcTTCTTTAGTCCCTAAATTATTTGATGCTGCAGTATGGTTGCTGTCACCCTAAGCAATGGGGAATTAATTAAGAAGGTAAAAGTGACCACACTTTTCTGTAAAAACATCCACAATATTAAAGATTagtacacaaaaacaaaacaaagcaaaacaacgaGGCCAGGATCTGTGCAGTATTAGTTGGCTTGCCTCTGTGGGAAGCGTTGAATCTTTTCTGTGACATTGTTTGGGCTCCAAGTATGCTTTCTCAAGCCTCCTGTGGTTGTACTTGAAGGTGGTACAAACTGAGCTGTGGGCTCCTGGTGACTATCGCAGTCCTGGGGTTGCCAGAAGGAAATGAGCTTTCTACCCTTGGGCATCAGGGCTACAGAAACTTGAACTCTGGGCAGTTGGGAGCGGAGTTTTAGTTTTTAAGAGTTAGGAGGTCATTTTCTTGTGGTCCATGAAAGTACTCAGTAACCCAAATTCCAGTCTATAGTGCAGAGGCGTTTTTATGAGGGTGAGCTGCTCAGTTAGGTTAAAAAGTTCAacaaatttatgttttctttggttaGTCTGTGTTTAAGTTATGTCCTTATTTGGGACTTGGGTCACATAGTTTTCCATGAACTCTCCTATTCCATTAAAATAACAACAAGCATAAAATTACAAACTGCTACCTCTTGGCAAAACACGGAGAGAATGCTCTGGGCCAGTTCCCTTGCCTGAAATAATGGAAATGTCACCCCTTATCTTTGGTGTATTCTATATTTAACTTATAAGGTCATCTTATTAAGACAGTGAATTGtataatctctcttttttttaatagatctctattggagtataattgcttcacagtactgaGTTAGTTTCTATTGCACaacaaagcgactcagccatatgcatacacatccccatatcccctccctcttgagcctccctcccatcctccctatcccacccctctaggtcagcGTAAAGCACCGAgacgatctccctgtgctatgctgctgcccagccagatattttacattcgttagtatatatatgtcgatgctactctaacttcgccccagctttgccctcccaccccatgtcctgaagtcctttctctatgtctacctctttattcctgccctgcaactagattcatcagtaccattttttttcttttttctttttagattccatatatatgcgttagcatatggtatttgtttttctctttctgacttacttcactctgtatgacagactctaggtctatccacctcactaaaaataactcaattttgtttctttttatggctgagtagtattccattgtatatatgtgctacatcttctttatccattcatctgtcagtggacatttaggttggttccatgtcctgactattgtaaatagtgctgcaatgaacattgtggtacatgactctttttgaattatggttttctcagggtatatgaccagtagtgagattgctgggtcatttggtagttctatttgtagttttttaaggaacctccatactgttctccatagtggctgtatcaatttacattcccaccaacagtgcaggagggttcccttttcaccacaccctttccagcatttattgtttctaaattttttgataatggccattctgaccggcgtgaggtgatacctcattgcagttttgatttgcatttctctaacaattaatgatgttgagcatcttttcatgtgcctcttggccatctgtatgtcttccttggtgaaatgtctatttaggtcttccacccatttttaaactggattgtttgtttttttgatattgagctccatgagctgtttgtatattttggagattaatcctttgtctgttgtttcatttgcaaatattttctcctattctgagggctgtttttttgtcttgtttagggtttcctttgctgtgtaaaagcttttaagtataattcagtcccatttgtttatttttgtttttatttccattactctaggaggtgggtcaaaaaagatcttgctgtggtttatgtcaaagagtgttcttcctatgttttcctatgtttagagttttatagtgtctggtcttacatttacgtTTTTAAtcaatttggagtttatttttgtgtatggtgttagtgttctaatttcattcttttacatgtagctgtccagttttcccagcaccacttattgaagaggctgtcttttctccgttgtatagtcttgcctcctttatcaaagataaggtgaccatatgtgtgtgggtttgtccctgggcattctatcctgtaccattgatctgtatttctgtttttgtgccagtaccatactgtcttggttactgcaGCTttatggtatagtttgaagtcggggagcctgattcctccaactccgtttttctttctcaagactgctttggctatttggggtcttttgtgtttccatacaaattgtaaaattttttgttctaattctgtgaagaatgccattggtagtttgatagggattgcattgaatctgtagattgctttgggtagtagagtcattttcacaatattgattcttccaatccaagaacatggtatatttctccatctgtttatgtcatctttgatttctttcagcagtgttttatagttttctgagtacaagtctttcacctcctaatgcaggtttactcctaggtattttattctttttgatgcagtggtaaacgggagtgtttccttaatttctctttctgatttttcattgttagtgtataggaatgccagagatttctgtgcattaattttgtaccctgtaaccttaccaaattcattgactagctctagtagttttctggtggcatctttaggattttctatgtatagtatcatgtcatcggcaaacagtgacagttttacttcttcttttccaatttgtattcctttcatttcttttccttctctggttgctatggctaggacttccaaaactatcttgaataagagtggcgagggtggacatccttgtctttttcctgatcttagtggaaatgctttcagtttttcaccattgagtatgatgcttgctgtgggtttgtcatatatggcctttattatgttgaggtaggttccctctatgcccattttctggagatcttttatcataaatgggtgttgaattttgtcaaaagctttttctgcatcctttgagatgatcatatggtttttattccttaatttgttaatgtggtgtattacactgattgatttgtatacattgaagaatccttgcatccctggcataaatcccacttgatcatggtgtatgatccttttaatgtgttgttggattctgtttgctaatattttgttcaagatttttgcatctatgttcatcagtgatattggtctataattttctttttttgtgatattgttttctggttttggtatcagggtgatggtggttttgtagaatgaacttgggagtgtttctccctctgcaattttttggaagtgtttgagaagggtagttgttagctcttctctaaatgtttgatagaattcgcctatgaagccatctggtcctggacttttgtttgttggaagttttaaaattatggtttcaatttcattacttgtgataggtctgtttatattttctaattcttcctggtccagtcttGGGAAAttttacctttccaagaatttgtccatttctttgtagtcgtccattttattggcatatagtctgttgtagtctcttataatcctttatatttctgcagtgtcagttgtgatttctcctttttcatttcaaattttattgatttgtgtcctctccctttttttcttgatgagtctggctagtggtttatcaattttgtttatcttctcaaagaaccagcttttagttttattgatctttgctattgtttccttcatttctatttcatttacttctgctctgatctttatgatttctttcctcctaatGACttcgggttttctttgttcttctttctctaattgttttaagtgtagggttagattgtttatttgagatttttcttgtttcttgaggtgagattgaattgctctaaactttcctcttagaactgcttttgctgtgtcccataggttttgggttgtcgtgttttcattgtcacttgtttccatgtatttttttatttcttctttgatttcatcagtgatctcttggttatttagtagtgcactgtttaccctccatgtatttgtgttttttacagtttttttccctgtaattgatttccaatctcatagcattgtggtcagaaaagatgcttgatatggtttcaattttcttaaattttctgaggcttgatttgtgacccagatggatctatcctggagaatgttccgtgtgcacttgagaagaaaatgtattctgccacttttggttggaatgttctataaatatcaattagatctatctggtctattgtgtcatttagagtttgtgtttccttatttatcttctgtttgaatgatctttccattggtgtaagtggggtgttaaagtctcctattaTTAATGTGTTACTgccgatttctcctttcatggttgttagcatttgccttatgtattgagatgctcctatgttgggtgcataaacatttataattgttatatcttcttcttggattgatcctttgatcattatatgcagtgtccctccttatctcttgtaacagtctttattttaaagtccattttatctgacATGTGTATTGCTACTCCACAGTAGCATTTCTACTGTggcctgaggttctctgttagtccagtggtttggacttggagctcccaccacaggagcttgggcccgACCCTGGctcgtgaaccaagatcccacaagctgcttggggtgtggaaaaaaaaaaaaaaaagaacaataacaaagtaaaaaataaaattagactggaaaactaacagatatgctagaaagagtataaaaataaaaatacagatgaatcggtcattaaacttttgttttcaaTTCATCAGCACACTTTTTACTGAGTTCCTGTTTTGTTAGAGCAAGActggggaaaagggaaagaaatgtaaGAATCACAACctgagaacacctactgaacgctggcagaagaccccagacctcccaaaaggcaagaaactccccacatacctgggtagggcaaagcagagagattcccgcacagaggagcggtgccgagcagcactcaccagcccgggaggcttgtctgctcccccgccggggcgggcggcgctggagctgaggctcgggcttcggtcagagcgcagggagaggactggggctggcggcgagaactcagcctgaagggggctaatgtgccacagctagccgggagggagtccgggaaaactctggagctgacaaagaggcaggagactttttcttccctcttggtttcctggtgcgcgaggagaggggattaagagcgccgcgtaaaggagctccagagaagggcgcgagtcgcggctgaaagcgcggagcccagagacgggcgtgggacgctggggctgctgctaccgccGCCAAAAAGCcggtgtgcgagcgcaggtc is a window encoding:
- the IL26 gene encoding LOW QUALITY PROTEIN: interleukin-26 (The sequence of the model RefSeq protein was modified relative to this genomic sequence to represent the inferred CDS: deleted 1 base in 1 codon; substituted 1 base at 1 genomic stop codon), whose protein sequence is MWVNCILRSGLLFVTLSLAIAKHKQSSFAASCYPRGTLSQAVDTLYVKAARLKATIPEDHVKKVQLLKKKTKKLFMKNLXKRFQEQLLSFFMEDVFGQLQLHVCKEIHFVEDFHSLRQKLSHCISCASSAREMKSITRMKRKFYEIGKKGIYKAISELDILLSWIKHFLESIK